In a genomic window of Siniperca chuatsi isolate FFG_IHB_CAS linkage group LG1, ASM2008510v1, whole genome shotgun sequence:
- the srgn gene encoding serglycin — translation MKLILFFVISCLALHNGKGAPKTAAYKFVRCNPEGNQANCRTHQSPEMAWSPDLPAKLPASTAQYLEAEPVEDESPLREEEEEEEMKEEETQMSEEGESPVVYLQEEGSGDEGSAGEDKFMADRAFMTAESEPGSGESWTGLGTRSKSRLFPSRSLAGEAKPAEEELIEDHLLQL, via the exons gAGCACCTAAGACTGCTGCGTATAAGTTTGTGAGATGTAACCCTGAGGGCAACCAGGCCAACTGTAGGACTCACCAAAGTCCAGAAATGGCATGGAGTCCAGACCTACCAGCGAAACTGCCTGCTTCAACTGCACAGTATCT AGAGGCAGAGCCTGTGGAGGATGAGAGTCCactgagggaggaggaagaggaggaggagatgaaagaggaggaaacacaGATGAGTGAAGAGGGGGAGTCACCTGTGGTTTACCTGCAAGAGGAAGGTTCTGGAGATGAAGGCTCAGCAGGTGAAGATAAATTCATGGCGGATCGGGCCTTCATGACTGCTGAAAGTGAGCCAGGCTCTGGCGAGTCCTGGACAG GTTTGGGTACGAGGAGCAAGAGCCGGTTGTTCCCAAGCAGGTCTTTGGCTGGTGAAGCAAAAccagcagaggaggagctgaTAGAAGACCACCTTCTGCAGCTGTAG
- the vps26a gene encoding vacuolar protein sorting-associated protein 26A isoform X2 — protein MSFLGGLFGPVCEIDVLLNDAENRKMAELKTEDGKVEKHYLFYDGESVSGKVNVNVKQGGKRLEHQGIRIEFVGQIELFSDKSNTHEFVDLVKELALPGELAQNRSYDFEFMQVEKPYESYTGANVRLRYFLRVTIVRRLSDLVKEYELIVHQLATYPDVNNSIKMEVGIEDCLHIEFEYNKSKYHLKDVIVGKIYFLLVRIKIQHMELQLIKKEITGIGPSTTTETETVAKYEIMDGAPVKGESIPIRLFLAGYDLTATMRDVNKKFSVRYFLNLVLVDEEDRRYFKQQEIVLWRKAPEKLRKRNFHQRYESPEPRTQPVNAEQPEM, from the exons ATG agtTTCCTAGGAGGTTTGTTTGGGCCGGTATGTGAAATAGATGTACTGCTGAACGATGCAGAGAACAGAAAGATGGCAGAGTTGAAGACAGAAGATGGGAAAGTGGAGAAACACTACCTGTTCTACGATGGAGAGTCTGTGTCTGGCAAG gtgaatgtaaatgtgaaacagGGAGGAAAGCGACTGGAGCATCAGGGCATCCGCATCGAGTTTGTTGGACAGATAG AGCTGTTCTCTGATAAGAGCAACACCCATGAGTTTGTGGACTTGGTGAAAGAGTTGGCTCTACCTGGAGAACTCGCCCAGAACAGGAGCTACGACTTTGAGTTCATGCAGGTGGAGAAGCCCTATGAGTCCTATACTGGAGCCAATGTCAGACTGAG GTATTTCCTCCGGGTGACAATAGTTCGTCGTCTGTCTGACTTAGTGAAGGAATACGAGCTGATTGTCCACCAGTTAGCCACCTACCCAGACGTCAACAACTCGATCAAGATGGAGGTCGGCATTGAAGACTGTCTGCACATTGAGTTTGAATACAACAAATCCAA ATACCACCTTAAGGACGTGATTGTTGGGAAGATCTACTTCCTGTTGGTCAGGATCAAGATCCAACACATGGAGCTACAGCTCATCAAGAAGGAGATAACAGGCATAG GTCCCAGTACtaccacagagacagagactgtTGCAAAGTATGAGATCATGGATGGAGCTCCAGTTAAAGGAGAATCAATCCCCATCAGGCTGTTTTTGGCAG GATATGACTTGACAGCCACCATGAGGGATGTCAACAAGAAGTTCTCTGTACGCTACTTTCTTAATCTGGTGCTGGTAGATGAAGAGGACAGAAGATACTTTAAACAACAG GAGATCGTTTTGTGGAGAAAAGCTCCGGAGAAGCTGAGAAAAAGAAACTTCCATCAGCGCTATGAGTCGCCTGAGCCCCGAACCCAGCCAGTTAATGCAGAACAGCCAGAGATGTGA
- the vps26a gene encoding vacuolar protein sorting-associated protein 26A isoform X1, with protein MTGLILPDLLLLHAETCVCASSEGNNVQLSFLGGLFGPVCEIDVLLNDAENRKMAELKTEDGKVEKHYLFYDGESVSGKVNVNVKQGGKRLEHQGIRIEFVGQIELFSDKSNTHEFVDLVKELALPGELAQNRSYDFEFMQVEKPYESYTGANVRLRYFLRVTIVRRLSDLVKEYELIVHQLATYPDVNNSIKMEVGIEDCLHIEFEYNKSKYHLKDVIVGKIYFLLVRIKIQHMELQLIKKEITGIGPSTTTETETVAKYEIMDGAPVKGESIPIRLFLAGYDLTATMRDVNKKFSVRYFLNLVLVDEEDRRYFKQQEIVLWRKAPEKLRKRNFHQRYESPEPRTQPVNAEQPEM; from the exons ATGACTGGGCTGATTCTTCCAGATTTGCTGCTCCTGCATGCCGAAACATGTGTTTGTGCCAGCTCAGAGGGAAATAATGTGCAGCTG agtTTCCTAGGAGGTTTGTTTGGGCCGGTATGTGAAATAGATGTACTGCTGAACGATGCAGAGAACAGAAAGATGGCAGAGTTGAAGACAGAAGATGGGAAAGTGGAGAAACACTACCTGTTCTACGATGGAGAGTCTGTGTCTGGCAAG gtgaatgtaaatgtgaaacagGGAGGAAAGCGACTGGAGCATCAGGGCATCCGCATCGAGTTTGTTGGACAGATAG AGCTGTTCTCTGATAAGAGCAACACCCATGAGTTTGTGGACTTGGTGAAAGAGTTGGCTCTACCTGGAGAACTCGCCCAGAACAGGAGCTACGACTTTGAGTTCATGCAGGTGGAGAAGCCCTATGAGTCCTATACTGGAGCCAATGTCAGACTGAG GTATTTCCTCCGGGTGACAATAGTTCGTCGTCTGTCTGACTTAGTGAAGGAATACGAGCTGATTGTCCACCAGTTAGCCACCTACCCAGACGTCAACAACTCGATCAAGATGGAGGTCGGCATTGAAGACTGTCTGCACATTGAGTTTGAATACAACAAATCCAA ATACCACCTTAAGGACGTGATTGTTGGGAAGATCTACTTCCTGTTGGTCAGGATCAAGATCCAACACATGGAGCTACAGCTCATCAAGAAGGAGATAACAGGCATAG GTCCCAGTACtaccacagagacagagactgtTGCAAAGTATGAGATCATGGATGGAGCTCCAGTTAAAGGAGAATCAATCCCCATCAGGCTGTTTTTGGCAG GATATGACTTGACAGCCACCATGAGGGATGTCAACAAGAAGTTCTCTGTACGCTACTTTCTTAATCTGGTGCTGGTAGATGAAGAGGACAGAAGATACTTTAAACAACAG GAGATCGTTTTGTGGAGAAAAGCTCCGGAGAAGCTGAGAAAAAGAAACTTCCATCAGCGCTATGAGTCGCCTGAGCCCCGAACCCAGCCAGTTAATGCAGAACAGCCAGAGATGTGA